AGAAGGCATGGATTGATGCGCCCCGATACTGGCTCGTCTTGGCGGGTATCGTTTTCTGCCTTGTCGGCTTCATCACCATGTCGGTGGTCAACAACAATCCGCTGAGCGGAACGTATGTTCCAGCCCATTTCGATGGCGACAAGGTGGTGCCTGGACAGATCAAGAGTGGGCAATGAATACGCAAGAGCCAAGCCG
This window of the uncultured Cohaesibacter sp. genome carries:
- a CDS encoding DUF6111 family protein, whose translation is MIRVLITQIILFLLPFVLYAAYLFLTRKIHKKAWIDAPRYWLVLAGIVFCLVGFITMSVVNNNPLSGTYVPAHFDGDKVVPGQIKSGQ